One segment of Purpureocillium takamizusanense chromosome 7, complete sequence DNA contains the following:
- a CDS encoding uncharacterized protein (TransMembrane:1 (i52-71o)~EggNog:ENOG503NZBG), which translates to MSSSRRWHLRRDDEELAKKDDDLGLTPKQQQQPRGQWHAVAHPPRRSLVLRLVAYLVVLSVLLLFLIRAITSGDDGPSSPSPFDRDGASFLHDIPGAYDSPPIRGRPPPLPLDDPEPKTKSKPKPAPEKKPKAASASHDGLQRQPESYNGPIKFYELAASLRAISSTGGASVTNRNVLFAAASLRSAATLLPMACRMAHEKTTYVHFAFIGRSTISLKELLQVNGIDRTCPMMIHDARPNHADTSTETRMALSVARAFYYINSYMHPQAVLVDSTDAEEAFFLRGARDEISSTHAALIELPDKPETRLSWITKLDAPALAAWNRVRFDIIVRAPPKGTGNVKRLLNSLARVDLGGHSVPHLTVELPSLIEPSLQSFLARYQWPPWGGVEKPLPQMMSLHRRIPSHRISEEESLVRFLESFWPLDPVNSHVLVLSPNTEVTPQFFHYLKFSVLFYRYSRAATSEGLDLRLMALSFAVPTKSLDGTQPFSPPAPVRGSKPGSEGVSFLWQSPASEAVMFMGDKWIELHAYASQMIDRRSSSASSPALLANKEVGKQHSAWMEYAVQLARLRGYFTLYPGKETAGVIAGVHTDLSNKPEEYDDSAMSSKDREQEGFVDRVSRAFDPGSSVDVLETLPKRGELQPPEDLPILSWDGKQKSFAKFLMDTAEFVDDFRRQVGHCSEEDLETSPLPDSYARDLFCDANRVG; encoded by the exons atgtcgagctcgaggcgctggcacctccggcgcgacgacgaggagctggccaaaaaggacgacgacctcggcctcacccccaagcagcagcaacagccccGAGGCCAGTGGCATGCCGTCGCCCATCCTCCGAGACGGAGCTTGGTcttgcgcctcgtcgcctacctcgtcgtcctgtcCGTCTTGCTCTTGTTCCTCATCCGCGCCATCACCtccggcgacgatggcccctcgtccccgtcccctTTCGACAGGGATGGCGCCTCCTTTCTTCACGACATCCCCGGCGCATATGACTCCCCGCCCATCCGCGGGcgacctcctcctctgcctctCGACGACCCGGAACCCAAGACGAAATCCAAGCCGAAGCCGGCGCCCGAGAAAAAGCCCAAGGCGGCCTCGGCTAGCCACGACGGCCTCCAACGCCAGCCCGAGAGCTACAATGGGCCCATCAAATTTTacgagctggcggcgtccCTCCGCGCGATATCGtcgaccggcggcgcctccgtcacGAACCGCAATGTCTTGTTTGCCGCGGCGAGCCTcaggagcgcggcgacgctgctgcccatGGCGTGCCGCATGGCCCACGAGAAGACGACCTATGTCCACTTCGCATTCATCGGCCGGTCGACCATATCCCTCAAGGAGCTTCTCCAAGTCAACGGCATTGATAGGACGTGTCCAATGATGATTCATG ATGCGCGGCCCAACCACGCCGATACGTCTACCGAAACACGCATGGCCCTCTccgtcgcgcgcgccttTT ACTACATCAACTCGTACATGCACCCAcaggccgtcctcgtcgactcgactgatgccgaggaggccTTCTTCCTTCGCGGCGCTCGCGACGAAATTTCATCCACGCACGCTGCTCTCATCGAGCTTCCCGATAAGCCTGAGACCCGACTGTCGTGGATCACAAAGCTGGACGCCCCGGCTCTGGCAG CTTGGAACCGGGTCCGCTTCGACATCATCGTGCGCGCTCCGCCTAAAGGAACAGGCAACGTCAAAAGGTTGCTAaactcgctcgcccgcgtggacctcggcggccactCCGTTCCGCATCTCACCGTCGAACTGCCGAGTCTCATCGAACCCTCGCTTCAGAGCTTCCTAGCTCGATATCAGTGGCCCCCGTGGGGAGGGGTCgagaagccgctgccgcaaaTGATGTCTCTACATCGCCGCATTCCCAGCCACCGCATCAGCGAAGAAGAGAGCTTGGTGCGATTCCTCGAGTCCTTTTGGCCGCTGGACCCCGTCAACTCCCACGTGCTAGTCCTGTCTCCGAACACAGAGGTGACGCCTCAGTTCTTCCACT ATCTCAAATTCTCCGTCCTCTTTTATCGGTATTCTCGAGCTGCCACCAGCGAAGGCTTGGATCTGAGACTGATGGCCTTGAGTTTTGCCGTCCCAACGAAGTCCCTCGATGGCACACAGCCGTTTTCGCCTCCCGCGCCAGTGCGTGGCAGCAAGCCCGGAAGCGAAGGCGTATCGTTCCTCTGGcagtcgcccgccagcgaAGCGGTCATGTTCATGGGCGACAAGTGGATTGAGCTGCACGCATACGCCTCTCAGATGATAGAccggcgcagctcgagcgcctcctcgccagcgcTCTTGGCCAACAAGGAGGTGGGCAAGCAGCACTCAGCCTGGATGGAGTACGCGGTGCAGCTCGCCCGGCTCCGAGGCTATTTCACGCTGTACCCCGGCAAGGAGACGGCCGGCGTCATTGCCGGCGTTCACACCGACCTCTCCAATAAGCCGGAAGAGTATGACGACTCCGCCATGTCCTCCAAAGACAGGGAGCAGGAGGGGTTCGTCGACAGGGTCAGCCGAGCTTTTGACCCCGGATCGTCGGTGGACGTACTAGAGACGCTGCCCAAGCGCGGCGAATTGCAGCCGCCCGAGGACCTACCGATATTGTCTTGGGACGGCAAGCAAAAGAGCTTTGCCAAGTTCCTCATGGACACGGCCGAGTTCGTGGAC